In the genome of Candidatus Margulisiibacteriota bacterium, one region contains:
- a CDS encoding SDR family oxidoreductase, translated as VDQIYNLACPASPVHYQFNPVKTIKTSVMGAINMLGLAERVKARILQASTSEVYGDPQVHPQPETYWGNVNPIGIRSCYDEGKRVAETLFMDYHRQNKVDIRIVRIFNTYGPRMHPNDGRVVSNFIVQSLKGKPITVYGDGSQTRSFCYVDDMVEALMRMMNQKESIGPVNLGNPTEFTILELANLVKKKLKSKQKINFLPLPSDDPRQRKPDIKLAKKILKWTPEIKLEEGLDKTIKYFENINK; from the coding sequence AGTAGATCAAATCTATAATCTCGCCTGCCCGGCTTCTCCCGTGCATTATCAGTTCAATCCTGTAAAAACCATTAAAACATCGGTCATGGGCGCCATAAATATGCTGGGGTTGGCCGAACGTGTCAAAGCCAGGATTTTGCAGGCTTCCACCAGCGAAGTTTATGGCGATCCGCAGGTCCATCCGCAACCGGAAACTTATTGGGGCAATGTTAATCCTATCGGTATCAGAAGTTGTTACGACGAAGGCAAGCGTGTTGCGGAAACGCTTTTTATGGATTATCACCGCCAGAACAAAGTAGATATCCGCATTGTCAGGATTTTCAATACCTATGGCCCGCGCATGCATCCCAATGACGGTCGGGTAGTAAGCAATTTTATAGTTCAGTCTTTAAAAGGCAAACCTATAACAGTTTATGGCGACGGCTCGCAAACACGTTCATTTTGTTATGTGGACGATATGGTCGAAGCCCTGATGCGTATGATGAACCAAAAAGAATCCATAGGCCCTGTAAATTTGGGTAATCCTACAGAATTCACCATTCTGGAACTGGCCAATCTGGTGAAAAAGAAATTGAAAAGCAAACAAAAAATCAATTTTTTGCCTCTTCCCAGTGATGACCCCAGGCAAAGAAAACCGGATATAAAGTTGGCAAAAAAAATATTGAAATGGACA